The window GCATCTAAGATATGGTGAAATGAGTGGGGTTGGGTGATGGTATTGTACAAGTAAAAACACATCTGACTAGCGAAACACTATTTGTGTATACACTCAAGATATCTATATAAAGTGCactaaatatgattacaaaaagtatattactccgtatttcAATACTACACTCTGAACGCTTTTATGCATAATGAAACTATACTCTATGCAACTTACACAACCTATTTAACTGCTCAATCCAATTGCTTTATTTCCTTCTTATCTAAATATGTTTATTACCCTTAATAGATAAAAGATAACCCAAAACAACCCATTCAAATATGTAAAATACATGTGTGCGcccatgtgtgtatatatatataaacaaaggttgagaaccctttttttgcgagaaaGGCGAGAACTTAAATGTTATGTATTAAATTACACGTTTTTTAAGTTCACTCACATTTGAAAAGTCATATGATAACAATACATAATTTTTAAGTTCTCACATGTGATCTAATACATGACCTTAAAGTTCTCGCTGTTCTCGCAGAAAAGGGTTGCCCAAGAACCTCCCCTAAAAAACGAAAGAacaaaaaaagggtaaatgggtgggaaccctctggTCCCGTGTACCGTCTTTGTACCCAGAAAGCACACCGCATAGAACACGCCCAGTAAATCACCATTATCACACATGAATCACAAGATAATATCTCGaagatatagtttctccacttgcctatatgtatatataatacatatattatatatacatatacatattgttTATCACACATTTAGCATCTTTGGACACAGCAAATAGGGTGAAAAATGATGAGAATggaagaatattttcaactttcgGCTGATCTCTGGCAACGAAGACTTAGCATGCATGGATTTCCATGCACAAAGAGAGCAAATGGAATGACACTATATATACAGATAAgattataaacatataactgAAGTAGAGCTTACTATGCAGCACGAACTTGAACTTTGACAAAGTTGGGATCTATTGCTGCAGCCATCAGACAATCTTTTAATGCGTCTTTCATTCTTCCAAGAGAGATCCTAGTTGCAGCACGGTTGCTATAGCAAAGCATTAGAGCCCTAAGGCAACCTTTGGATTTCTCTGTTTCAGATACAGAGTTTAACCCCTGTGTGTAATAATCTTCCGCTTTAGCTAGCTCCCCACTACCATAAGCTTGATTTCCCCTGATATAAATCAACATCACTATTAGAACAAAACATAGAATCATCGATTGTAGTGGTGGTAAAAGAGGCTGGTGGGTCAGGTCAAAACAGGATCATGTGGAGGTTGGCTGACCCGAAACACTTTTTGGCTAgacttttatgtttgtttatttaatagATGATTTTTGTGTTTAACATGATTACAGAAAGTTCGTTTTTTCATGATAttctaatttttaaaataactattaagAAGGTTATTATGCATAACAAATATAATTGAGATAAATTCCAAGCCATTTGACATGTCTCCATTTAAACTAAGTATCACTGTAATCGTTAGAAATGAAACATTGCCCGGCCCAATCAAAAGTAAACGAATCAAAATTGCCACTCTCTACTGGTAACACGACTAAGGAGACAAAAGATAATGTTCACATACCTCAATCGCCATTTCTCACATGCTTCCTCTGCTGCAATGCTAGCTGATGCAGTTGAAAAAGTTTCATTCTTTAAATGATGTTTGTTTATGGGTTTATAATTATCCTTGGTTTTACTTGATAATGTAGACGTATCAACTTTTTGGGTCCTTACAGAAGACAAAatcgaagaagatgatgatgatgcataCGAGTTTTGTGTATCTGATCTTGGACTGTAAGAATCTTGACCTGTCTTCAGTCTATGTTTCTTTTTATGCTGACGTGCATCTGGTGACAATTGACCTTGACCGGACGTAGATGCAGCAAAAGTGAAGTTATCGTTGCTTATATTTTCTAACTTTGAACCAAATTTATATAACCGAGTACCCGTCTTATCACTACTTCCAGAGGTTGCAGTGGAACTCAAATCGGAATCAAATGCTGTAGCAAAAGAATCACTACTGAAATCCAAGTTCTCCATTGCAGATTTGAAGGTTTCAGACTCAGAAACTTCGCATTCGTCATCACCATCATTAACATTCAATCGTTGTGTGGCAGCAAGCAAATCTTCATCCGTTGTGATATTTGAGTTAATTATATTTGTGTCACTGCACACACTATTTTGATCATTTATCTGAAAGGTTGCGTCATCCGATGTCACAGATGTTCCTCTAGAATAGTTATCAGCTAAAGTTTCTTGATACGGAGAAGCATCCATTGGCGAGTACGCTTCAAAACTTTCAGAAATTTCAGGTGAACTTCTTTGACCAAACACAAAGTCTTGTTTAGGCCTTGGTTGACTAATCACTGGTTTTCTTactttccctttttttttctttaacctaGACTCAGGTATGCTTTTCACACCAGAAAACAAGTCTCCCTTATTATCCGGCATTTTAAATTCAAAGTTTGCAGCCCCAATATTATCAACTTTGCTAGAAAAAGTAAATCCAACATTCTTTTCAGGTCTACTGGTAAACGAAACATTCCCAAATGGCTGATGCTGACTACTAGATGAAGCGGATTcattaactttttgtttttcaagttcAACATTTTGACCAAACACAAAGTTTTCTCCAGCTCCGCCTACTTTCAATTCCCGCATCCTATTTGATATCAAATCATCCTTCACCTCTTCTTTATTAAACCGCTCCTCACTATTCAAACCCTCCGATCTCCCTGCAAACCCATCACCAGTCTTCCTATTTGAtccaaaaacaaacattttttccTTATCAACTCGACCACCACCAACTTTCAGCTCTCCCATTTTATCCGATATTAGATCCTCTTTACTCTTCCCAAACACAAACGCTTTCCCATCCATCTTCCCCAAATTCATTTTATCTATCTCGTTGTGCAAGTCCATTTCCACATTGCCACTAAACGGATTCATAACCCGACTCTTGACACTCCCAACATTACCCGACTCCCCAATCTTCAACTTATCCACTTCTTTCGGTAACTGGTCAGCCAAAGATTCATCAAACCGCTTCTTTCCTTCACTCTCACCCGCATTAAACTTAAACTTAAAATTACTAACACTTTCATCACTATCAATTTGCATTTTCCTTAAATCATCCAAAACCGACCCCGAATCAACAacattactactactactactgctACCCGCGCCAAACGAAAACGTCGAACTTCCAGTCCGAAACGGGTTAAACCCTAAACCCGAATCAACGTGGGGAGTAAACCTAGGGTTATTAGTATGATGATTATAACTACTAGTTTGTTTTCTCATTTTCATAAGACGTGGCCGTGAAAGATTTGATCCTAAACCCGCCGGTCCGaccggtggcggtggtggtggcggaggTGAATGAAACCCTAAATTTGTAGGATTTCTATTactaatactattattatttgtttcattCATTGAATTTAATGATGAATATAAgttcattatattaattaattaattaattttgattatttataatgaaaataatgatatattataCAGTAATAATAATTATGCAAGATGGAAGAATTGAAAAACGGAAACTGACCGGAGGAACTGCAATAAGATGATACGTGTGTgcatatgtatgtgtatatgtgtgtatatatgtgtgtgtgtgtataaattATGGATTTTGATCTGTTTGATTATCGTGTGTTGTCCCAATATGAAGTAATCAAATTGATTGATTTACAAGGGAAGGATTTGTTTTTGGCTTTCTTGAATCCAGAGGTATTTGCTTGGGGACAAAATCCcacattatttaaattttatatcaaaacGGTAATAGTTATATTTAGTGTGTATTACGTGCTTTTAGAAATATTATATAGCTCGAGTTagtattgattttttaatgagtaaataattataaattaaaaaaatttgaccgtataattttataacgaattaatatattatataaattctaaaagataataagtattaaaatggaatatttaaaataaaaaatagaaagtgaaacaaaataatccataataataaaatatcaaccaaaataacattgaaactaataagtattgtaaacaaatttttcggagatggttaggtgaatatattcaaaacatacaccttattgttatgtgtatatatattatgtaatagttcacttgtaataaaatgagataatcttaaaaatattagaaacttaaaaattaataatatacaattaaaataagtgatatttttaaacaaattggaagcggtttaattgattaaaacataatttgtcaagcctaaaattaagaatataagatgggttaaaaaaaaaatatgaagttggcccaaaagaaaatgaaaacgggtccaaagaaataaaatgtcCCGTTACTTTTTTTTACACGCATTTCCgtatctttgtttttaatatatatattaaactcatctatagaaaataaaaataaaaaaatagtaaacatgaaaaataataataataagaataataatttattaaaaaaaattaaaataaagtcATCTAGGTAGatgtaaaatttaaataa is drawn from Erigeron canadensis isolate Cc75 chromosome 9, C_canadensis_v1, whole genome shotgun sequence and contains these coding sequences:
- the LOC122582995 gene encoding uncharacterized protein LOC122582995 produces the protein MNLYSSLNSMNETNNNSISNRNPTNLGFHSPPPPPPPPVGPAGLGSNLSRPRLMKMRKQTSSYNHHTNNPRFTPHVDSGLGFNPFRTGSSTFSFGAGSSSSSSNVVDSGSVLDDLRKMQIDSDESVSNFKFKFNAGESEGKKRFDESLADQLPKEVDKLKIGESGNVGSVKSRVMNPFSGNVEMDLHNEIDKMNLGKMDGKAFVFGKSKEDLISDKMGELKVGGGRVDKEKMFVFGSNRKTGDGFAGRSEGLNSEERFNKEEVKDDLISNRMRELKVGGAGENFVFGQNVELEKQKVNESASSSSQHQPFGNVSFTSRPEKNVGFTFSSKVDNIGAANFEFKMPDNKGDLFSGVKSIPESRLKKKKGKVRKPVISQPRPKQDFVFGQRSSPEISESFEAYSPMDASPYQETLADNYSRGTSVTSDDATFQINDQNSVCSDTNIINSNITTDEDLLAATQRLNVNDGDDECEVSESETFKSAMENLDFSSDSFATAFDSDLSSTATSGSSDKTGTRLYKFGSKLENISNDNFTFAASTSGQGQLSPDARQHKKKHRLKTGQDSYSPRSDTQNSYASSSSSSILSSVRTQKVDTSTLSSKTKDNYKPINKHHLKNETFSTASASIAAEEACEKWRLRGNQAYGSGELAKAEDYYTQGLNSVSETEKSKGCLRALMLCYSNRAATRISLGRMKDALKDCLMAAAIDPNFVKVQVRAAYCYLAIGEVEKATLQYMKCLQSGSDVCVDRKLLVEASEGLEKAQKVTECLKQYNELSRNTPDAIESGLRVINEALQISSYSEQLLQMKADNLLMLRRYEQIIQLCEQTLSSAEIETPTSSSSWRSNLIVKSYFYLGRLEEAYEFIKKQESSDHITERLESMRLESVIPLADTIRELLSRKAAGNETYKARKFTDAVEQYTSAIACSIESRPFAAICFCNRAAAYRALGQITDAIADCSLAIALDPSYLKAVSRRASLYEMIRDYGQAAIDLRKSVSILTSQMEEKGILSGVSDKSSVMNELRQTQLRLYHIEEESRKGIPLNMYLILGVESTAAASEVKKAYRKAALKHHPDKAALSVSRCDNGDDGVWKEIAVNVHKDADRLFKMIGEAYAVLSNPSKRAEYDMDEDMRNEVNKFTRSSSGRMAADVQSPVFERSGSRQWQDSFRPFVDSQSKSYRYSRYS